From the Solea senegalensis isolate Sse05_10M linkage group LG16, IFAPA_SoseM_1, whole genome shotgun sequence genome, one window contains:
- the LOC122782628 gene encoding cell cycle control protein 50A-like yields the protein MMASSYNAKEEDGHHSGAASHGGPAVAKSKKPDNTAFKQQRLLAWQPILTAGTVLPAFFVIGIFFLPIGIGLFVTSNNIKEFEIDYTGVDLDSPCYSCAKNFSWNSTTPCVCTVDFTLEQPFESNVYMYYGLSNFYQNHRRYVKSRDDSQLYGDLSSLKEPSKECEPYRKRDGLPIAPCGAIANSLFNDTLDLYHIESNGTVNVIPLVNRGIAWWTDKHVKFRNPGGNNNNLTVAFQDTAKPVNWRKPVYELDPTDLENNGFVNEDFIVWMRTAALPTFRKLYRIIHKKSSTTPTLPSGRYVLNITYNYPVLSFDGRKRMILSTISWMGGKNPFLGIAYITVGSICFLLGVVLLIIHHKYDNRNNSADIPS from the exons ATGATGGCGTCAAGCTACAACGCCAAGGAGGAGGACGGACACCATTCGGGCGCTGCGAGTCACGGCGGGCCAGCGGTGGCGAAAAGCAAAAAGCCGGACAACACTGCGTTCAAGCAGCAGAGACTTCTCGCCTGGCAGCCCATCCTTACCGCAGGCACCGTGCTCCCTGCCTTCTTCGTTATTGGTATCTTCTTCCTCCCCATTGGCATTGGCCTGTTTGTCACCTCTAACAACATTAAAGAATTCGAG ATTGATTACACCGGTGTGGACCTTGACAGTCCGTGCTACAGCTGTGCCAAGAACTTCAGCTGGAATAGCACAACGCCGTGTGTCTGCACGGTGGACTTCACGTTGGAGCAGCCATTTGAG AGCAATGTCTACATGTACTACGGTTTATCCAACTTCTATCAGAACCACAGGCGCTACGTAAAGTCCAGGGATGACAGCCAGTTGTATGGTGACCTGTCGTCTTTGAAG GAACCTAGCAAAGAATGTGAGCCGTATCGTAAACGTGACGGACTGCCCATTGCTCCGTGTGGGGCGATAGCTAACAGCCTGTTCAATG ACACTCTGGATCTGTATCATATTGAGTCCAACGGCACTGTGAATGTCATTCCGCTGGTAAACAGGGGCATCGCATGGTGGACAGACAAGCATGTGAAATTCAGGAATCCTggtggaaacaacaacaacctcacaGTAGCTTTCCAAG ACACGGCTAAGCCAGTGAACTGGAGGAAACCAGTGTATGAGTTGGACCCAACGGATCTGGAAAACAACGGCTTCGTCAACGAGGACTTCATCGTGTGGATGCGCACAGCTGCTCTGCCGACCTTTCGCAAACTCTATCGCATCATCCATAAGAAGTCGAGCACAACCCCCACTCTACCCAGTGGCAGATATGTCTTGAACATCACTTACA ATTACCCTGTCCTCAGCTTTGATGGTCGCAAGCGAATGATCTTAAGCACCATCTCCTGGATGGGAGGAAAGAACCCCTTCCTGGGCATCGCCTACATCACCGTGGGCTCCATCTGCTTCCTCCTCGGTGTCGTCCTGCTCATCATCCACCATAAATATGACAACCGCAACAACAGCGCAGACATTCCAAGCTAA
- the LOC122782627 gene encoding filamin-A-interacting protein 1-like isoform X1, which translates to MRSKSSGVESPANGVLAVPQDNHHDVGQEQEVDLPVKSLKTKEKLLQDSSEAGDKQRDIMDLSKEDLLKLLGIMEGEVQAREDVISMLKSKQSVPAGLESRYGSAAPNSALQALQRDSFITGTEAHNHSVNQKPIAELERLQEKHRDTYRRMLGQLLLAEKCHRRTVHELDTEKRKHVDYMNKSDDFTNLLEQERERLKRLLENEKAYQLKKEKEHTKRLAKVREELVKLKSFALMLVNERQQHLEQMDQQNQRVQELSQQLQQQEQALTEAREHAQEDGYRVQSLEAELKEKSAKLTQQHEEMSAKLASQEHHSRQLNAKILGLTHKVEELEESNRALKKSEEELQELREKITKGECGNSNLIAELENLRKQVLEMEGKDEEITKAENQCKELRKRLQEEDSKSKDLRLEVEKLQKRMVELEKLEGAFSVSKSECAQLHNALEREKGLTKELSDEVVALRIRMKELESSELKLEKSELSLKDDLSKLKSLTVALMEERKTLIDKIKSDEKKHEDLSTMVKGEQGKVMEVTEKLIEESKKLLKLKSEMETKVESLIIEKGELSNKLAYEIDKSKDLNAKVCQMKRRLDGFEQGEKLSMKNSVKCEVGRMPDPGQREDNKIKELTFEIERLKNRLKQLEVVEGDLIKTEDQYDMLEKRFMTEQDKANILSRQVEEMRTQIARNKAIEKGEEESQEEDIRQRCKKEEAKTRELHADVVALKEKIHELMHKEDQLSQLQVDYSILQQRFLEEEEKAKNMGTEVFHLSKELEVAKRHSRALRPSLNGRRMVDVAVTSKGVQTEASATGSAEEDTTAVFIRKSVQEENHIMNNFRQRCLKKPTEKTVERCPSSGSDLGMKKSWIPWMRKKDSTPQETNLEKPLHMNGNHLPSELTMSPKQGQPLHIRVTPDHQNNMATLEISSPTTEDVFSSSVPLSPNPSQPKSRITIIPTYSNPKRKTTTVPQGPARAKSPVTITAMSRAKSPESNRISSSGRPLSPVSIMTVSTAVVPEASASPEPQEMTMGRAVFKVTPEKQMVPVPIRKGHNNTSIITTSEDNKIHIHLGSGITPKMVVRPVTGATESKEMTLSTGTVLRSPRQITTTATRSTQSKVMSSITISPVTSTTSRPTQTMTGNDAQPTRTGLTRIPMSKSLKTGKAVLGSLGISGGVKMESRAETQSMRIEVKKSTVNSSALQSGGKA; encoded by the exons ATGCGGTCCAAAAGCAGCGGGGTCGAGAGCCCGGCCAACGGGGTGCTTGCGGTTCCACAGGACAACCATCATGACGTCGGCCAAGAACAGGAAGTCGATTTGCCAGTGAAGAGcctgaagaccaaagagaagctCCTGCAGGATTCCTCTGAGGCAGgagacaaacaaagagacaTCATGGATCTGTCCAAAGAGGATCTGCTTAAACTGCTGGGGATCATGGAGGGAGAGGTTCAG GCCAGAGAGGACGTCATCAGCATGTTGAAGTCCAAACAGTCTGTGCCAGCGGGCCTTGAATCACGCTATGGCTCCGCAGCCCCCAACTCGGCCCTCCAGGCCCTGCAGAGAGACAGCTTCATCACTGGCACAGAAGCTCACAACCACAGTGTCAACCAAAAGCCTATTGCTGAG CTGGAGCGTCTGCAGGAGAAGCACAGGGACACGTACCGGCGGATGCTTGGTCAGCTGCTGCTCGCCGAAAAGTGCCACCGCCGCACCGTCCACGAGCTGGACACGGAGAAGCGCAAACACGTGGACTACATGAACAAGAGTGACGACTTCACCAACCTCctggagcaggagagagaacg ACTGAAGAGGTTGCTTGAGAACGAAAAAGCCTATCAGttaaaaaaggagaaggagCACACGAAACGTCTGGCCAAAGTGCGAGAGGAGCTGGTCAAGCTCAAGTCCTTTGCCCTGATGTTGGTCAATGAACGCCAACAGCACCTGGAACAAATGGACCAACAGAATCAGCGGGTCCAAGAACTcagccagcagctgcagcagcaggagcaggcaCTGACTGAAGCCCGAGAGCACGCTCAGGAGGATGGTTATAGGGTACAGAGCCTGGAGGCTGAACTGAAAGAGAAATCTGCCAAGCTCACCCAACAACACGAGGAGATGAGTGCCAAGCTGGCCAGTCAGGAGCATCACAGCCGTCAGCTAAATGCCAAAATTTTGGGTCTTACACATAAAgtagaggagctggaggagagcaACAGGGCCTTGAAGAAGTCTGAGGAAGAACTGCAGGAGCTCAGGGAGAAGATCACTAAAGGGGAGTGTGGCAACTCCAACTTGATTGCCGAGTTGGAGAACTTGCGAAAGCAGGTGCTGGAAATGGAGGGAAAGGATGAGGAGATTACCAAGGCTGAAAATCAGTGCAAGGAGCTGAGAAAGAGGCTACAAGAAGAGGACAGTAAAAGTAAAGACCTCAGACTAGAAGTGGAGAAGCTCCAGAAAAGAATGGTAGAGTTGGAGAAACTTGAGGGTGCATTCAGTGTTAGCAAGTCTGAGTGTGCACAGTTACACAATGccttagagagagagaagggccTGACCAAAGAGCTTTCAGATGAAGTTGTAGCACTCAGGATCCGTATGAAAGAGCTTGAGTCCTCTGAACTGAAGTTGGAAAAGTCTGAACTGAGTCTTAAGGACGATTTGAGTAAGCTTAAGTCATTGACAGTTGCTTTGATGGAAGAACGCAAGACCTTGATTGACAAAATAAAGTCAGATGAGAAGAAACATGAGGATTTGAGTACAATGGTCAAAGGTGAGCAGGGAAAAGTTATGGAAGTGACTGAGAAACTGATAGAAGAAAGCAAAAAGCTCTTAAAGTTAAAATCAGAGATGGAAACCAAAGTAGAAAGTCTAATCATAGAAAAGGGGGAGCTCAGCAACAAACTAGCCTATGAAATAGATAAATCTAAGGATCTTAATGCTAAAGTTTGTCAAATGAAACGGAGGTTGGATGGTTTTGAGCAAGGAGAAAAGCTATCCATGAAGAACTCAGTGAAATGTGAAGTGGGGAGAATGCCTGACCCCGGACAAAGAGAAGACAACAAAATTAAGGAACTGACTTTTGAAATTGAGCGTCTAAAAAATCGTCTCAAACAACTTGAAGTAGTGGAGGGAGATTTGATCAAGACAGAGGACCAGTATGACATGCTGGAGAAAAGGTTCATGACTGAACAGGATAAAGCCAACATTCTTTCCCGGCAGGTGGAGGAAATGAGGACTCAGATAGCGCGGAACAAAGCCATtgagaaaggagaagaagaaagccAGGAAGAGGACATCAGACAAAGATGCAAAAAAGAGGAGGCCAAAACCAGAGAACTGCACGCTGATGTAGTTGCCCTCAAAGAGAAGATCCATGAACTAATGCACAAAGAAGACCAGCTCTCTCAGCTGCAAGTGGACTACTCCATCTTGCAGCAAAGGTTcttggaagaggaagagaaagcaaAGAATATGGGAACTGAAGTTTTTCACCTCTCCAAAGAGCTGGAGGTAGCTAAACGCCATAGTCGAGCATTGAGGCCCAGCTTGAATGGGAGGAGAATGGTGGACGTAGCTGTGACATCCAAAGGAGTACAGACAGAGGCGTCAGCCACTGGGTCAGCAGAGGAGGATACCACAGCTGTGTTTATCAGGAAGTCTGTTCAAGAAGAAAATCACATAATGAACAATTTCAGACAAAGGTGTCTGAAGAAACCAACAGAAAAGACTGTTGAGCGATGTCCTTCATCTGGCAGTGACCTCGGCATGAAGAAATCCTGGATTCCCTGGATGAGGAAAAAGGACAGCACCCCTCAAGAGACCAACTTAGAAAAACCTCTGCACATGAATGGAAATCATTTGCCCTCTGAACTGACTATGTCCCCAAAGCAGGGGCAACCATTACACATTAGAGTAACACCAGACCATCAAAACAACATGGCCACTCTGGAGATCAGCAGCCCTACTACTGAAGATGTTTTCTCGAGCTCAGTTCCCCTCAGCCCCAACCCATCTCAACCAAAATCCAGAATCACAATCATTCCCACCTACTCAAACCCCAAGAGAAAGACCACCACTGTACCTCAGGGCCCTGCGAGAGCAAAGTCTCCAGTCACCATCACAGCTATGTCTAGAGCCAAATCTCCAGAAAGTAACCGAATCTCCTCCTCAGGGCGGCCCCTGTCCCCGGTCTCTATTATGACAGTCAGCACTGCTGTAGTGCCTGAAGCATCTGCTTCCCCAGAGCCCCAGGAGATGACAATGGGCCGAGCTGTCTTCAAGGTTACCCCAGAAAAGCAGATGGTCCCTGTGCCTATACGGAAGGGCCACAACAACACCAGCATCATCACTACCAGTGAGGATAACAAGATCCATATTCATCTAGGCAGTGGAATCACCCCGAAGATGGTAGTGAGGCCAGTGACTGGCGCGACAGAGAGCAAGGAAATGACTTTATCCACTGGGACAGTTTTGCGCTCCCCCCGTCAAATTACCACCACTGCTACCAGGAGCACACAGAGCAAAGTGATGAGCAGTATCACAATTTCCCCGGTTACATCCACTACATCCAGACCCACGCAAACCATG ACTGGGAACGATGCCCAGCCGACTCGAACAGGGCTGACCCGCATCCCAATGTCCAAGAGCCTGAAGACGGGAAAAGCTGTGCTGGGATCCCTGGGGATCTCAGGTGGCGTGAAGATGGAGTCGCGAGCTGAGACTCAGTCTATGAGGATAGAAGTGAAGAAATCCACTGTGAACAGCAGTGCTTTACAAAGTGGTGGAAAAGCCTGA
- the LOC122782627 gene encoding filamin-A-interacting protein 1-like isoform X2, protein MLVNERQQHLEQMDQQNQRVQELSQQLQQQEQALTEAREHAQEDGYRVQSLEAELKEKSAKLTQQHEEMSAKLASQEHHSRQLNAKILGLTHKVEELEESNRALKKSEEELQELREKITKGECGNSNLIAELENLRKQVLEMEGKDEEITKAENQCKELRKRLQEEDSKSKDLRLEVEKLQKRMVELEKLEGAFSVSKSECAQLHNALEREKGLTKELSDEVVALRIRMKELESSELKLEKSELSLKDDLSKLKSLTVALMEERKTLIDKIKSDEKKHEDLSTMVKGEQGKVMEVTEKLIEESKKLLKLKSEMETKVESLIIEKGELSNKLAYEIDKSKDLNAKVCQMKRRLDGFEQGEKLSMKNSVKCEVGRMPDPGQREDNKIKELTFEIERLKNRLKQLEVVEGDLIKTEDQYDMLEKRFMTEQDKANILSRQVEEMRTQIARNKAIEKGEEESQEEDIRQRCKKEEAKTRELHADVVALKEKIHELMHKEDQLSQLQVDYSILQQRFLEEEEKAKNMGTEVFHLSKELEVAKRHSRALRPSLNGRRMVDVAVTSKGVQTEASATGSAEEDTTAVFIRKSVQEENHIMNNFRQRCLKKPTEKTVERCPSSGSDLGMKKSWIPWMRKKDSTPQETNLEKPLHMNGNHLPSELTMSPKQGQPLHIRVTPDHQNNMATLEISSPTTEDVFSSSVPLSPNPSQPKSRITIIPTYSNPKRKTTTVPQGPARAKSPVTITAMSRAKSPESNRISSSGRPLSPVSIMTVSTAVVPEASASPEPQEMTMGRAVFKVTPEKQMVPVPIRKGHNNTSIITTSEDNKIHIHLGSGITPKMVVRPVTGATESKEMTLSTGTVLRSPRQITTTATRSTQSKVMSSITISPVTSTTSRPTQTMTGNDAQPTRTGLTRIPMSKSLKTGKAVLGSLGISGGVKMESRAETQSMRIEVKKSTVNSSALQSGGKA, encoded by the exons ATGTTGGTCAATGAACGCCAACAGCACCTGGAACAAATGGACCAACAGAATCAGCGGGTCCAAGAACTcagccagcagctgcagcagcaggagcaggcaCTGACTGAAGCCCGAGAGCACGCTCAGGAGGATGGTTATAGGGTACAGAGCCTGGAGGCTGAACTGAAAGAGAAATCTGCCAAGCTCACCCAACAACACGAGGAGATGAGTGCCAAGCTGGCCAGTCAGGAGCATCACAGCCGTCAGCTAAATGCCAAAATTTTGGGTCTTACACATAAAgtagaggagctggaggagagcaACAGGGCCTTGAAGAAGTCTGAGGAAGAACTGCAGGAGCTCAGGGAGAAGATCACTAAAGGGGAGTGTGGCAACTCCAACTTGATTGCCGAGTTGGAGAACTTGCGAAAGCAGGTGCTGGAAATGGAGGGAAAGGATGAGGAGATTACCAAGGCTGAAAATCAGTGCAAGGAGCTGAGAAAGAGGCTACAAGAAGAGGACAGTAAAAGTAAAGACCTCAGACTAGAAGTGGAGAAGCTCCAGAAAAGAATGGTAGAGTTGGAGAAACTTGAGGGTGCATTCAGTGTTAGCAAGTCTGAGTGTGCACAGTTACACAATGccttagagagagagaagggccTGACCAAAGAGCTTTCAGATGAAGTTGTAGCACTCAGGATCCGTATGAAAGAGCTTGAGTCCTCTGAACTGAAGTTGGAAAAGTCTGAACTGAGTCTTAAGGACGATTTGAGTAAGCTTAAGTCATTGACAGTTGCTTTGATGGAAGAACGCAAGACCTTGATTGACAAAATAAAGTCAGATGAGAAGAAACATGAGGATTTGAGTACAATGGTCAAAGGTGAGCAGGGAAAAGTTATGGAAGTGACTGAGAAACTGATAGAAGAAAGCAAAAAGCTCTTAAAGTTAAAATCAGAGATGGAAACCAAAGTAGAAAGTCTAATCATAGAAAAGGGGGAGCTCAGCAACAAACTAGCCTATGAAATAGATAAATCTAAGGATCTTAATGCTAAAGTTTGTCAAATGAAACGGAGGTTGGATGGTTTTGAGCAAGGAGAAAAGCTATCCATGAAGAACTCAGTGAAATGTGAAGTGGGGAGAATGCCTGACCCCGGACAAAGAGAAGACAACAAAATTAAGGAACTGACTTTTGAAATTGAGCGTCTAAAAAATCGTCTCAAACAACTTGAAGTAGTGGAGGGAGATTTGATCAAGACAGAGGACCAGTATGACATGCTGGAGAAAAGGTTCATGACTGAACAGGATAAAGCCAACATTCTTTCCCGGCAGGTGGAGGAAATGAGGACTCAGATAGCGCGGAACAAAGCCATtgagaaaggagaagaagaaagccAGGAAGAGGACATCAGACAAAGATGCAAAAAAGAGGAGGCCAAAACCAGAGAACTGCACGCTGATGTAGTTGCCCTCAAAGAGAAGATCCATGAACTAATGCACAAAGAAGACCAGCTCTCTCAGCTGCAAGTGGACTACTCCATCTTGCAGCAAAGGTTcttggaagaggaagagaaagcaaAGAATATGGGAACTGAAGTTTTTCACCTCTCCAAAGAGCTGGAGGTAGCTAAACGCCATAGTCGAGCATTGAGGCCCAGCTTGAATGGGAGGAGAATGGTGGACGTAGCTGTGACATCCAAAGGAGTACAGACAGAGGCGTCAGCCACTGGGTCAGCAGAGGAGGATACCACAGCTGTGTTTATCAGGAAGTCTGTTCAAGAAGAAAATCACATAATGAACAATTTCAGACAAAGGTGTCTGAAGAAACCAACAGAAAAGACTGTTGAGCGATGTCCTTCATCTGGCAGTGACCTCGGCATGAAGAAATCCTGGATTCCCTGGATGAGGAAAAAGGACAGCACCCCTCAAGAGACCAACTTAGAAAAACCTCTGCACATGAATGGAAATCATTTGCCCTCTGAACTGACTATGTCCCCAAAGCAGGGGCAACCATTACACATTAGAGTAACACCAGACCATCAAAACAACATGGCCACTCTGGAGATCAGCAGCCCTACTACTGAAGATGTTTTCTCGAGCTCAGTTCCCCTCAGCCCCAACCCATCTCAACCAAAATCCAGAATCACAATCATTCCCACCTACTCAAACCCCAAGAGAAAGACCACCACTGTACCTCAGGGCCCTGCGAGAGCAAAGTCTCCAGTCACCATCACAGCTATGTCTAGAGCCAAATCTCCAGAAAGTAACCGAATCTCCTCCTCAGGGCGGCCCCTGTCCCCGGTCTCTATTATGACAGTCAGCACTGCTGTAGTGCCTGAAGCATCTGCTTCCCCAGAGCCCCAGGAGATGACAATGGGCCGAGCTGTCTTCAAGGTTACCCCAGAAAAGCAGATGGTCCCTGTGCCTATACGGAAGGGCCACAACAACACCAGCATCATCACTACCAGTGAGGATAACAAGATCCATATTCATCTAGGCAGTGGAATCACCCCGAAGATGGTAGTGAGGCCAGTGACTGGCGCGACAGAGAGCAAGGAAATGACTTTATCCACTGGGACAGTTTTGCGCTCCCCCCGTCAAATTACCACCACTGCTACCAGGAGCACACAGAGCAAAGTGATGAGCAGTATCACAATTTCCCCGGTTACATCCACTACATCCAGACCCACGCAAACCATG ACTGGGAACGATGCCCAGCCGACTCGAACAGGGCTGACCCGCATCCCAATGTCCAAGAGCCTGAAGACGGGAAAAGCTGTGCTGGGATCCCTGGGGATCTCAGGTGGCGTGAAGATGGAGTCGCGAGCTGAGACTCAGTCTATGAGGATAGAAGTGAAGAAATCCACTGTGAACAGCAGTGCTTTACAAAGTGGTGGAAAAGCCTGA
- the LOC122782631 gene encoding claudin-20: MASTGMQIFGFVLALMGIMGAMVATVLPNWKVSADVGSNIITAISQMQGLWMDCTWYSTGMFSCTLKYSVLSLPAYLQTARTTMVLCCVLAAMGLCLASLGLKCTRWGGGRRSKRHAAIASGGCFVSAGFLCLVPASWFTNEVITNFLDSSVPESNKFEPGGAVYVAFVSAGFLFVGGSIFCMSCSGKRHGPQDLVLLPPPDKLLLQQQQQQLLQQQQDLQHQYCSLSPLDNKTGYSLQDYV; encoded by the coding sequence ATGGCATCCACGGGGATGCAGATATTTGGATTTGTTCTCGCACTGATGGGCATCATGGGAGCCATGGTGGCCACAGTGCTGCCCAACTGGAAGGTCAGTGCAGATGTGGGCTCCAACATCATCACAGCAATCTCCCAGATGCAGGGACTGTGGATGGACTGCACATGGTACAGCACCGGCATGTTCAGCTGCACACTCAAGTACTCGGTGCTTTCACTGCCTGCGTACCTGCAGACTGCACGCACCACCATGGTGCTGTGCTGCGTGCTGGCCGCCATGGGCCTCTGCCTCGCATCCCTGGGACTAAAATGCACGCGCTGGGGAGGCGGACGGCGCTCCAAGCGGCACGCCGCGATTGCCAGTGGTGGCTGCTTCGTCTCTGCGGGGTTCCTGTGTCTCGTTCCTGCTTCCTGGTTTACCAACGAGGTCATCACCAACTTCCTGGACTCTAGTGTGCCCGAGAGCAATAAGTTTGAGCCCGGGGGTGCCGTGTACGTTGCTTTTGTCTCAGCGGGATTTCTCTTTGTCGGAGGGTCCATCTTCTGCATGTCCTGCTCGGGGAAGCGACACGGCCCCCAAGACCTGGTCTTGCTCCCTCCCCCTGACAAACTgctgctccagcagcagcagcaacagctgcttcagcagcagcaggatctcCAGCATCAGTactgctctctctccccactAGACAATAAGACTGGCTACAGCCTGCAGGACTATGTGTAA